A single Geoanaerobacter pelophilus DNA region contains:
- the tolQ gene encoding protein TolQ: protein MAFFAGTGLVVKLVLFILLYFSVVSWAIIFYKLLQVHRANNESNRFMDFFWKTKKFDAINSQLDRFANSPLTVLFSEGYSELKKLMEQGDTVASEGGVSTDLGGIDNIARALRRATTSEITRLEKYLTFLATTGSTAPFIGLFGTVWGIMTAFKGIGETGSASLAVVAPGIAEALIATAIGLVAAIPAVMGYNHFQNKIKVLIGEMDNFSTEFLNIVQRTFAKK from the coding sequence GTGGCATTTTTCGCCGGCACAGGACTGGTAGTAAAATTAGTCCTCTTCATCCTGCTCTATTTCTCAGTGGTCTCGTGGGCCATCATCTTCTACAAACTGCTCCAGGTCCATCGGGCCAACAATGAATCCAACCGATTCATGGACTTTTTCTGGAAAACCAAGAAGTTCGATGCAATTAATTCGCAGCTGGACCGCTTTGCCAATTCTCCCCTGACAGTCCTTTTCAGTGAAGGATATTCGGAGCTGAAGAAACTAATGGAGCAAGGTGACACCGTTGCCTCGGAAGGTGGCGTCAGCACCGATCTTGGCGGCATCGACAATATTGCCCGCGCCCTGCGCCGCGCAACCACTTCGGAGATCACCCGGCTCGAGAAATACCTGACGTTCCTGGCAACTACCGGTTCGACCGCCCCGTTTATCGGTCTTTTCGGTACGGTATGGGGGATAATGACAGCCTTCAAGGGGATCGGTGAGACCGGTTCCGCGTCGCTCGCCGTTGTTGCTCCGGGCATTGCCGAAGCGCTCATTGCCACGGCTATCGGCCTGGTTGCCGCCATCCCGGCGGTAATGGGCTACAATCACTTTCAGAACAAGATCAAGGTTCTGATCGGCGAGATGGACAATTTTTCCACGGAATTTCTCAACATCGTCCAGCGCACGTTCGCGAAAAAATAG
- the grpE gene encoding nucleotide exchange factor GrpE: protein MDKKKHKDNKAEEANETSQHASEKNPAEAGDDRLVELEKALAEKEAECAANWDKFVRERADLENYRKRVQKEKEEIQKYGNESLIMEILPAVDNMERALAHTADDTQDPIITGVKMTLDMLLGSLRKFGVVALETAPGTPFDSALHQAMSQVEKAGQEPNTIVDIFQKGYLLNERLLRPAMVTVAK, encoded by the coding sequence GTGGACAAGAAAAAGCACAAGGATAATAAGGCCGAAGAGGCCAATGAAACATCTCAGCACGCATCTGAAAAAAACCCGGCCGAGGCTGGTGATGACCGCCTGGTAGAGCTGGAAAAGGCCCTGGCAGAGAAAGAGGCGGAGTGTGCCGCCAACTGGGACAAATTCGTTCGCGAACGGGCGGATCTTGAAAACTACCGGAAGCGGGTCCAGAAAGAAAAGGAAGAAATCCAGAAGTACGGCAACGAATCGCTGATAATGGAGATTCTGCCGGCAGTGGACAATATGGAACGGGCACTGGCCCATACTGCTGACGACACTCAGGACCCGATCATCACCGGCGTTAAAATGACCCTGGACATGCTGCTGGGCTCTCTGCGCAAATTCGGCGTTGTCGCTTTGGAGACAGCCCCTGGCACGCCGTTTGACTCGGCCCTGCACCAGGCAATGTCACAAGTGGAAAAAGCAGGGCAGGAACCGAATACCATTGTGGACATCTTCCAGAAGGGCTACCTGCTGAACGAGCGGCTGCTCCGACCGGCAATGGTGACTGTTGCAAAATAA
- a CDS encoding carbon-nitrogen family hydrolase translates to MSGTIRAAAIQINIQLGDIDANVTRVREAVAAVAGQGVQLAVLPEVWSSGFAYRELTELAQRTPELVEEMGRLSAEYNMVLVGSLPEPDGDKVCNTAYLMDKGQLVGKYRKIHLFSLMNEDRSFTGGDRWLVADTSVGRIGVFICYDLRFPELARRLALEGAEIIVVPGEWPKPREEHWRTLLRARAIENQLFVVAANCCGMTGKLDFFGMSMIIDPKGVVMAEGGYEPAAIIADLDFEDMYKWREQIPCFRDRKPQCY, encoded by the coding sequence ATGTCAGGAACAATCCGCGCCGCTGCCATTCAGATAAACATCCAACTCGGCGATATCGATGCCAATGTTACCAGGGTCAGGGAGGCGGTGGCTGCTGTGGCTGGCCAGGGTGTGCAGCTTGCCGTGTTGCCGGAGGTCTGGAGCAGCGGCTTTGCCTACCGGGAACTGACTGAGCTGGCGCAACGGACCCCCGAGCTGGTTGAGGAGATGGGGCGGTTGTCCGCTGAATACAATATGGTGCTGGTCGGGAGCTTGCCCGAGCCGGATGGCGACAAGGTCTGCAACACCGCGTACCTTATGGACAAGGGGCAACTGGTCGGCAAATACCGGAAGATACATCTCTTTTCCCTGATGAATGAAGACCGCTCCTTTACCGGCGGCGACCGATGGCTGGTGGCGGATACCAGTGTGGGGCGGATCGGCGTGTTTATCTGTTACGACCTCCGCTTTCCGGAACTGGCACGGAGGCTGGCCCTGGAGGGTGCCGAGATTATTGTCGTGCCGGGTGAGTGGCCAAAACCGCGAGAAGAGCATTGGCGGACATTGCTGCGCGCCCGAGCCATCGAGAACCAGCTGTTCGTGGTTGCCGCCAACTGCTGCGGCATGACCGGCAAGCTCGATTTCTTCGGCATGAGCATGATCATCGACCCGAAAGGGGTGGTAATGGCCGAAGGTGGTTATGAGCCGGCAGCAATCATTGCCGATCTGGATTTCGAGGATATGTATAAGTGGCGCGAGCAGATACCCTGTTTCCGGGACCGCAAGCCCCAATGCTATTAA
- a CDS encoding DUF507 family protein, producing the protein MRLKDEQIHRLAEKVITDLSTAGLIKLKSERGAALNAVKNAITADLKAEEALERDAENLLDQTLRSMGSGAASIDRHKMFRMIKEKLAKERKIVL; encoded by the coding sequence ATGCGCCTGAAAGACGAGCAGATCCACCGGCTGGCGGAAAAGGTCATTACCGACCTGTCAACAGCCGGCCTGATAAAGCTGAAGTCCGAACGAGGCGCTGCCCTCAATGCCGTTAAAAATGCGATAACTGCGGACCTCAAGGCAGAGGAAGCTCTGGAACGCGATGCAGAAAACCTGCTTGACCAGACCCTTCGCTCCATGGGAAGCGGTGCTGCAAGCATAGACCGGCACAAGATGTTCAGAATGATCAAGGAAAAACTGGCCAAAGAACGGAAAATTGTCCTATGA
- the tolR gene encoding protein TolR has translation MDIGNRNSDRGTMSQINVTPLVDVMLVLLVIFMVTAPMMQQGVQVNLPKAETKSLKSPEEAVVVSIEKSGRIYIDKVEIAQGELKTKLSAMFVNKTKKEVFLKADRDVPYGEVVKTMAEIKGAGVERLGMVTEPAQKQ, from the coding sequence ATGGATATCGGGAACAGGAACTCCGACCGCGGAACAATGTCGCAGATCAACGTCACCCCGCTGGTTGACGTCATGCTGGTTCTGCTGGTCATATTCATGGTAACCGCGCCGATGATGCAGCAGGGGGTACAGGTCAATCTCCCCAAGGCGGAAACCAAGTCGCTCAAATCCCCGGAGGAAGCGGTGGTGGTTTCGATCGAGAAGAGCGGCCGGATCTATATCGACAAGGTCGAGATCGCGCAGGGAGAATTGAAGACCAAGCTGTCGGCGATGTTTGTGAACAAGACCAAGAAAGAGGTTTTCCTCAAGGCTGACCGCGATGTGCCTTACGGAGAGGTGGTCAAGACCATGGCCGAGATCAAAGGCGCTGGTGTCGAGCGGCTGGGGATGGTCACGGAGCCGGCTCAGAAGCAATGA
- a CDS encoding TonB C-terminal domain-containing protein codes for MISPIKRSDHGLLTVLPVSLLLHVTIYGLFVWLHFFPSASFKEAPVYYVDMVNLPVESPQHGSPAAEGNEPAPPPPVKTAAPEMKLPVKDTGKAKAAAKGAKPVLSPKQPVEESSKDFEERLARLERATDARHEAAAMEALRKKAISRGKGQAGMPGGIGTEAGSDYASYIRSRLVDAFKTTIAYQDKSPRTVVVLTIDRNGKVIKRRNESSTGDRLFEDSVNRAIVKAEKDFRPPPGGGTFEYGFIFTAQGVGKQ; via the coding sequence ATGATTTCTCCTATAAAGCGAAGTGATCATGGGCTGCTGACGGTCCTGCCCGTTTCACTTCTTCTTCATGTTACGATTTACGGGCTTTTTGTCTGGCTCCATTTTTTCCCTTCCGCGTCTTTTAAGGAAGCGCCGGTATACTATGTGGACATGGTGAACCTGCCGGTTGAATCCCCCCAGCACGGCTCGCCTGCTGCAGAAGGCAATGAGCCCGCTCCTCCCCCACCAGTAAAGACAGCCGCCCCGGAAATGAAGCTGCCGGTAAAAGATACCGGCAAGGCAAAGGCTGCTGCCAAAGGGGCCAAACCGGTACTTTCGCCCAAACAGCCTGTAGAAGAAAGCTCAAAAGACTTTGAAGAGCGTTTGGCAAGGCTGGAACGTGCAACAGACGCGCGCCATGAGGCTGCTGCCATGGAAGCTCTCAGGAAAAAGGCTATCAGCCGGGGCAAAGGTCAGGCGGGCATGCCGGGCGGCATCGGCACCGAGGCAGGCAGCGACTATGCCAGCTATATCCGGTCAAGGCTGGTCGATGCCTTTAAGACCACGATAGCCTACCAGGACAAGTCACCACGTACCGTTGTCGTGTTGACCATCGATAGAAATGGTAAGGTCATCAAGCGGCGTAACGAAAGCTCAACCGGTGACCGGCTTTTCGAGGATTCCGTAAACCGCGCCATTGTTAAGGCTGAAAAGGATTTTCGCCCCCCTCCCGGCGGCGGAACCTTTGAATACGGGTTTATCTTTACCGCCCAGGGAGTAGGTAAGCAGTGA
- the dnaJ gene encoding molecular chaperone DnaJ, producing MANGEKRDYYEILEVHKNASETEIKKAYRKLAIQFHPDKNQGDKASEDKFKEVSEAYEILSDPEKRAQYDRFGHAGVSGNNFGGAGGFGFGAGTPFGDIFSDIFGDVFGGGGARQRGRGRRGDDLQYTLDISFEDAANGLETKIDVPYAKRCDTCGGSGAKPGTEPKTCPTCRGAGQVRFQQGFFSVSRTCSHCNGEGKILDNPCGTCRGSGSVKDTKTLSVKVPPGVETGNRLKLTNEGGQGTKGGGNGDLYVLINVREHPIFSREGNDVICETPISFTQAALGAEIQIPTLDGKVSLKIPEGTQSGKIFRLRGKGIPVLQGYGRGDQLVVVRVETPTNLNRQQRELLEEFARISSEDVHPMGKSFLDKVMDMFK from the coding sequence TTGGCCAACGGTGAAAAACGAGATTATTACGAGATTCTTGAAGTCCATAAGAATGCCTCTGAAACCGAGATCAAGAAGGCGTACCGCAAGCTTGCCATCCAGTTTCACCCGGATAAGAACCAAGGGGACAAGGCATCTGAAGACAAGTTCAAAGAGGTAAGCGAAGCTTACGAAATCCTCTCCGACCCGGAAAAAAGGGCGCAGTACGACCGCTTCGGTCATGCTGGTGTCAGCGGCAACAACTTCGGTGGCGCCGGCGGCTTCGGCTTCGGGGCCGGCACTCCGTTTGGCGATATCTTTTCCGACATCTTCGGCGACGTCTTCGGTGGCGGTGGGGCCAGACAGCGCGGCCGGGGACGACGTGGCGACGACCTTCAGTACACTCTTGATATCAGCTTTGAAGATGCAGCCAACGGCCTGGAAACAAAGATCGATGTCCCTTACGCCAAACGGTGCGATACCTGCGGCGGCTCCGGCGCAAAACCAGGCACCGAGCCGAAAACCTGTCCGACATGTCGTGGCGCAGGCCAGGTTCGCTTCCAGCAGGGTTTCTTCAGCGTCAGCAGGACCTGCAGCCATTGCAACGGCGAAGGCAAGATTCTCGACAACCCTTGTGGCACCTGTCGTGGCTCCGGCAGCGTCAAGGACACCAAGACCCTTTCCGTCAAGGTACCTCCCGGTGTAGAGACCGGCAACCGCCTGAAACTCACCAACGAAGGCGGCCAGGGAACCAAGGGGGGCGGCAATGGTGATCTTTACGTCCTGATCAATGTTCGCGAACATCCGATATTTTCCCGCGAGGGGAATGATGTTATCTGCGAAACCCCGATCAGTTTCACCCAGGCGGCCCTTGGCGCAGAAATCCAGATCCCGACCCTGGATGGCAAGGTTTCGCTCAAGATTCCCGAAGGTACCCAATCCGGTAAGATCTTCCGGCTCAGAGGCAAGGGTATCCCGGTGCTCCAGGGTTATGGCCGGGGCGATCAGCTCGTCGTGGTCAGGGTGGAAACACCGACCAACCTGAACCGGCAGCAGCGCGAGCTGCTGGAGGAGTTTGCCCGGATCAGCAGCGAAGATGTGCATCCCATGGGGAAGAGCTTTCTTGACAAGGTCATGGACATGTTCAAGTGA
- the hrcA gene encoding heat-inducible transcriptional repressor HrcA: MQSDLNDRSKQILEAIIEDYILTAEPVGSRTITRRHPLDLSPATVRNVMSDLEEMGYLTSPHTSAGRVPTDKAYRLYVDSLLAVRRVSRNEREEIRRRCSIDGRDIGSVLRDTSRILSSVSHYMGVVVAPRFTAAVLQQIEFVKLSGNRILVILVSQTGSVQNKIIESDELVNPADLERMNNYLNGMLQGLTISQVKSRLILEMQDEKTRYDRLMSQAIALSQKTMGDSDSEIFLEGQTNIMELPEFADIGKMKEMFRTFEEKNHLVGLLDRCMDAEGFNIFIGAESRLSQMAGISVITSTYRTGRNSLGVLGVIGPTRMGYAKVIPVVDYTAKLVSRLLDGDR, encoded by the coding sequence ATGCAGAGTGACCTGAACGACAGAAGCAAACAGATCCTGGAAGCGATTATTGAGGACTACATCCTTACGGCAGAGCCGGTAGGAAGCAGGACCATCACGCGTCGCCACCCGCTCGACCTGTCTCCGGCAACGGTCCGCAACGTCATGTCAGACCTGGAAGAGATGGGATACCTCACCTCACCACACACCTCGGCCGGTCGTGTCCCGACCGACAAGGCCTACCGGCTTTACGTCGATTCCCTGCTTGCTGTCCGCAGGGTAAGCCGCAACGAGCGGGAGGAGATCCGCCGCCGGTGCTCTATCGACGGGCGGGATATAGGATCGGTGCTGCGCGACACCAGCCGCATCTTGTCTTCAGTCTCCCACTACATGGGTGTTGTTGTGGCTCCCCGCTTTACAGCAGCGGTGCTGCAACAGATCGAGTTTGTCAAACTGTCGGGCAACCGGATTCTGGTCATTCTTGTTTCGCAGACCGGCTCCGTACAAAACAAAATCATTGAATCCGACGAACTGGTTAATCCTGCTGACCTCGAACGAATGAATAACTATCTCAACGGGATGTTGCAGGGTTTGACGATCTCCCAGGTAAAGAGTCGCCTGATCCTCGAAATGCAGGACGAAAAAACCAGGTATGACCGGCTGATGTCCCAGGCCATTGCTCTGTCTCAGAAGACCATGGGGGATTCAGATTCTGAAATATTCCTGGAGGGCCAGACCAACATCATGGAACTCCCCGAGTTTGCCGATATCGGCAAAATGAAGGAGATGTTCCGCACCTTTGAGGAAAAGAATCATCTGGTAGGCCTGCTGGATCGGTGCATGGATGCCGAGGGATTCAATATTTTCATAGGCGCCGAGTCACGTCTCTCGCAGATGGCCGGCATCAGCGTCATTACCTCCACCTATCGCACCGGCAGAAACTCCCTGGGAGTTCTGGGGGTTATCGGCCCCACCAGAATGGGATACGCCAAGGTAATCCCAGTTGTTGACTATACGGCAAAACTTGTAAGCCGCCTGCTCGATGGCGACCGATAA
- the hemW gene encoding radical SAM family heme chaperone HemW has protein sequence MNLSLYLHIPFCLRKCLYCDFASQDNATVTHEDYIVAVVREMESQAKDLPELPRTETVYLGGGTPSLLAPQLIKQLVATANSHYHLVAEAEITLEVNPGTVTEESLAGYRAAGINRLSIGVQSLDDVMLAMLGRIHTAQQARAAVEMARKAGFNNIGIDLIHSLPGQTPAHWQQTLREALALGADHLSIYGLTIEEGTPFARMEEQGELPLPDNDESAEMFEQAISLLASAGYEHYEVANFARPGRRSRHNQVYWRRGNYLGFGAGAHSFLCKPDFGKRWSNPPGIEEYCLSSSSPKFSEAAEHLTQQDAMGEAMFLGLRMIEGVDPEVFRTEFGISIMEAFPGVVERHLANGLLLLKNSRIALTAQGVLLANLVFADFA, from the coding sequence ATGAATCTCTCCCTCTACCTCCATATCCCGTTTTGCCTCCGCAAATGCCTCTATTGCGACTTTGCTTCGCAGGACAACGCCACTGTCACCCATGAAGATTACATTGTCGCGGTGGTCCGCGAGATGGAGTCTCAAGCCAAAGACCTGCCTGAGCTTCCCAGGACCGAAACGGTTTATCTCGGCGGCGGCACGCCGTCATTGCTGGCCCCGCAGCTCATCAAACAGCTGGTTGCAACTGCAAACAGCCATTATCATCTGGTTGCTGAGGCCGAGATTACCCTGGAAGTTAACCCCGGCACCGTAACGGAAGAATCCCTGGCAGGATACCGTGCTGCCGGAATAAATAGACTGTCCATCGGCGTCCAGTCGCTGGATGATGTGATGCTGGCAATGCTCGGCCGAATTCACACGGCACAACAGGCGAGAGCAGCCGTAGAGATGGCTCGCAAGGCCGGGTTCAACAATATCGGCATCGACCTGATCCACTCACTCCCCGGCCAGACGCCCGCTCACTGGCAGCAGACCCTAAGAGAGGCTTTAGCGCTTGGCGCTGATCATCTCTCAATCTATGGCCTTACCATCGAGGAAGGGACCCCTTTTGCCCGAATGGAGGAGCAGGGAGAACTGCCTCTCCCCGACAACGACGAGTCAGCCGAAATGTTCGAGCAGGCCATATCGTTACTGGCATCTGCCGGATATGAGCATTATGAGGTAGCAAATTTTGCCCGACCGGGTCGCCGGTCCCGGCATAATCAGGTTTACTGGCGCAGGGGGAATTATCTGGGATTCGGGGCGGGTGCCCATTCTTTTCTGTGTAAGCCGGATTTCGGGAAACGCTGGAGCAACCCTCCCGGCATCGAGGAGTATTGCCTGTCATCTTCTTCCCCTAAATTCAGCGAAGCTGCTGAACACCTTACGCAACAGGATGCCATGGGCGAGGCCATGTTCCTCGGACTGAGAATGATCGAGGGAGTCGACCCGGAGGTATTCAGAACAGAATTCGGCATATCCATTATGGAAGCATTCCCCGGAGTTGTTGAACGGCATCTCGCCAATGGCCTGCTGCTTTTAAAAAACAGCCGCATCGCCCTCACTGCGCAAGGGGTTCTGCTGGCAAATCTAGTGTTCGCCGACTTCGCGTGA
- a CDS encoding phospholipase D-like domain-containing protein: MTVFPAKIISAVLLATILITEPATAASHAAQTTLLRNREFAEALTEGIRTARKSIYLSFFLFKATTARNNLPRQIAEELVRAQKRGVNVTVLLERPSKERSPAGGDSLYNDNRQTADLLSRGGVKVFFDSPSVTTHTKVAVIDGHLVFIGSHNLSQSALQHNNELSVLLDSPELAAEVKAYLDRL, translated from the coding sequence GTGACCGTTTTCCCGGCAAAAATCATCAGCGCCGTGCTGCTGGCCACGATCCTGATCACTGAGCCGGCAACTGCAGCAAGCCATGCAGCGCAAACAACCCTGCTGAGGAACCGTGAGTTTGCCGAAGCGCTGACAGAAGGGATTCGCACCGCCAGGAAAAGCATTTATCTTTCCTTCTTTCTCTTCAAGGCAACCACCGCACGGAACAACCTGCCGCGGCAGATTGCCGAGGAGCTGGTGCGCGCCCAAAAGCGGGGTGTTAATGTCACGGTCTTGCTGGAACGCCCCTCTAAAGAACGCTCCCCTGCAGGAGGCGACTCACTTTACAACGATAACCGGCAGACCGCGGACCTGCTGTCCCGCGGCGGGGTAAAGGTATTTTTCGACTCGCCGTCAGTAACGACACACACCAAGGTTGCTGTCATTGACGGTCACCTGGTTTTTATCGGAAGCCACAACCTCTCCCAGAGCGCTTTGCAGCATAACAACGAGCTCTCGGTCCTGCTCGACTCACCGGAGCTGGCAGCAGAGGTCAAGGCTTACTTGGACAGGCTCTGA
- a CDS encoding DUF507 family protein: MRASEDRISHIAHKIQDKLWGDDLADFPDEGRALSAIKQSIASYFAIADEIDEAVRSKLSSYSQAKVPGSRDWEVLYNKFFQEEAAKRKW, translated from the coding sequence ATGAGAGCGAGCGAAGACCGAATTTCCCATATAGCCCACAAGATTCAGGACAAGCTGTGGGGTGACGACCTGGCCGACTTCCCCGATGAAGGGCGAGCGCTGTCGGCAATCAAGCAGTCCATTGCCAGTTACTTTGCCATTGCCGACGAAATAGATGAGGCGGTCAGGAGCAAGCTCTCCTCCTATTCCCAGGCAAAAGTACCCGGCAGCCGCGATTGGGAAGTGCTCTACAACAAATTTTTCCAGGAAGAGGCGGCCAAGCGTAAATGGTGA
- the dnaK gene encoding molecular chaperone DnaK, translating to MSKVIGIDLGTTNSCVAIMEGGEPVVIANSEGSRTTPSMVGVAENGERLVGQQAKRQAVTNPENTLFAIKRLIGRKFDSEAVRKDIAISPFKIVKADNGDAWVEARGQKFSPPEISAIVLQKMKKTAEDYLGETVTDAVITVPAYFDDSQRQATKDAGKIAGLNVLRIINEPTAAALAYGLDKKKDEKIAVFDLGGGTFDISILELGDGVFEVKSTNGDTFLGGEDFDQKIIDWIADEFKKEQGFDLRNDKMALQRLKEAAEKAKCELSGSMETDINLPFITADASGPKHLNLKLSRAKLEALCADLLDKLEGPCRTALKDAGLSASEIDEVILVGGMIRMPAVQKRVQDIFGKAPNKGVNPDEVVAIGAAIQGGVLKGDVKDVLLLDVTPLSLGIETLGGVMTRLIEKNTTIPCRKSQVFSTAADNQPAVTIHVLQGEREMASTNKTLGNFELTGIPPAPRGVPQIEVTFDIDANGIVHVSAKDLGTGKEQSIRITASSGLSKDEIDRMVKEAEAHSAEDKKKRELIEAKNHADSLVYSTEKSLSEHGDKIGADDKAKIESGVAALKKAMEGEDAEAIKKASDELMQSAHKLAEAVYAQAQAAQQQSDGEPQGADAASGAAPKGEKVVDADFEEVKDDKK from the coding sequence ATGAGCAAGGTAATAGGAATAGACCTCGGGACCACCAACTCCTGTGTCGCAATCATGGAGGGGGGAGAACCGGTTGTCATAGCCAACTCCGAAGGGAGCCGGACCACACCTTCCATGGTAGGCGTAGCTGAAAACGGCGAGCGTCTGGTAGGACAGCAGGCGAAACGCCAAGCCGTTACCAACCCTGAAAACACCCTGTTCGCCATCAAGCGCTTGATCGGGCGCAAGTTCGATTCCGAGGCAGTGCGTAAGGATATCGCCATCTCGCCGTTCAAGATCGTCAAAGCCGACAATGGTGATGCCTGGGTTGAGGCCCGCGGCCAGAAGTTCTCGCCGCCGGAGATATCTGCCATAGTTCTGCAGAAAATGAAGAAGACTGCTGAGGACTATTTGGGTGAGACGGTTACCGATGCCGTCATCACCGTGCCTGCCTACTTTGACGACTCCCAGCGGCAGGCAACCAAGGACGCCGGCAAGATTGCCGGTCTCAACGTTCTCAGGATCATCAACGAGCCGACTGCTGCCGCTCTTGCCTATGGTCTGGACAAGAAGAAGGATGAAAAAATCGCAGTATTCGACCTCGGCGGCGGCACCTTCGACATCTCGATCCTCGAACTGGGCGACGGCGTATTCGAGGTCAAGTCCACCAACGGCGACACCTTCCTCGGTGGTGAAGATTTCGACCAGAAAATCATCGACTGGATTGCCGACGAGTTCAAAAAAGAGCAGGGCTTTGACCTCAGGAACGATAAAATGGCGCTCCAGCGCCTCAAAGAGGCGGCTGAGAAGGCTAAATGCGAGCTGTCCGGCTCCATGGAAACCGACATCAATCTGCCGTTCATCACTGCCGACGCCAGCGGGCCGAAACATCTCAACCTGAAGCTGTCCAGGGCAAAACTGGAAGCACTTTGCGCTGACCTGCTCGACAAGCTGGAAGGCCCATGCCGCACCGCTCTCAAGGATGCCGGGCTGTCAGCCTCTGAAATCGACGAGGTTATTCTGGTTGGCGGGATGATCCGGATGCCTGCCGTACAGAAGCGAGTCCAGGATATCTTTGGCAAGGCCCCGAACAAAGGGGTGAACCCGGATGAGGTTGTTGCCATCGGCGCAGCGATCCAGGGTGGCGTGCTCAAAGGGGATGTAAAGGATGTGCTGCTGCTTGACGTAACACCGCTTTCTTTGGGGATTGAGACCCTTGGCGGGGTTATGACCAGGCTGATCGAGAAGAACACCACTATCCCCTGCAGAAAGAGCCAGGTGTTTTCTACTGCAGCGGACAACCAGCCCGCAGTTACCATCCATGTTCTTCAAGGCGAACGGGAAATGGCCTCCACCAATAAGACCCTCGGCAATTTCGAGCTGACCGGCATCCCGCCGGCACCGAGAGGAGTACCGCAGATTGAGGTCACCTTCGACATCGATGCCAACGGTATCGTTCATGTCTCGGCCAAGGATCTGGGCACCGGCAAGGAACAGTCGATCAGGATTACCGCATCTTCAGGTCTTTCCAAAGACGAGATTGACAGAATGGTCAAGGAAGCTGAGGCCCATTCGGCAGAGGACAAGAAGAAACGTGAGCTGATTGAGGCGAAGAACCATGCCGACAGCCTGGTCTACAGCACCGAAAAGTCCCTGAGTGAGCACGGCGACAAGATCGGCGCTGACGACAAAGCGAAGATCGAGTCTGGCGTTGCTGCTCTCAAAAAAGCCATGGAAGGTGAAGATGCCGAAGCCATCAAAAAAGCGAGCGACGAACTGATGCAGTCCGCCCACAAGTTGGCTGAAGCGGTTTACGCACAGGCCCAGGCCGCCCAGCAGCAGTCAGACGGGGAGCCACAAGGTGCCGATGCCGCCTCCGGCGCTGCCCCTAAAGGCGAGAAAGTAGTAGATGCCGATTTTGAAGAGGTAAAGGACGACAAGAAGTAA